The following proteins are encoded in a genomic region of Alosa alosa isolate M-15738 ecotype Scorff River chromosome 10, AALO_Geno_1.1, whole genome shotgun sequence:
- the LOC125302681 gene encoding rac GTPase-activating protein 1-like, whose amino-acid sequence MEATPNLLNLLENMRAYADLLLSEGVEPQFLQMAMCFERCRGQWLRVEEELGGCREMLTKAETERGALEVKLKHARNQVDVEVRRRQKAEAECEKLDRQIQLIRDLLVCEGSTSLQLNEEQRSALAFLNARTRTSNLNNSRRLTTIDESTSILSDISYDKTDDSLDWDSSAIRTVRLRKRQKRRSSRLHVEGPSDGPKRSRSTGRKSEKANESIVAKTTLTVPADGGPIQAVSTIQAIPYRVHGTRNAVHWETDTDTLSCVSDAPSAPPSVVCTPTPAKASIPQKAHAFVSKTVIKPESCIPCGKRIKFGKLSLKCQVCRVVAHVECREKCPLPCNPISSATPTKNVEGILSDYVPSHGPMIPQLVIQCVSEIEQRGLRETGLYRISGSDRVVRDLKERFMRGGNSVPPLGRVDDIHAVTGLLKDFLRKLKEPLLTCRLNRAFMEAAEILDEDNSIAAMYQNISDLPQPNRDTLAFLILHLQRVALSPDTKMDNTNLARVFGPTIVGHAVTDPDHMTLLTDTQRQPRVVERLLSLPAEYWRQFLMAQDNVLLGSTNGNHGYHTPEQKVSILGPVTTPEHQMSKTPSSSSLSQRVKSTLSTPIFGSRSKASAGLGRQGNFFSSPLLK is encoded by the exons ATGGAAGCCACACCGAACCTGCTCAACTTGTTGGAAAACATGCGTGCGTACGCGGATCTACTGCTCAGCGAGGGAGTCGAGCCGC AGTTCCTGCAGATGGCCATGTGCTTTGAGCGCTGCCGTGGCCAATGGCTTCGTGTGGAAGAGGAGCTTGGCGGCTGCCGAGAGATGCTAACCAAAGCCGAAACTGAGCGGGGGGCACTGGAGGTTAAATTGAAGCACGCTCGCAACCAGGTAGACGTGGAGGTCCGACGCCGACAGAAGGCCGAGGCAGAGTGCGAGAAACTG GATCGTCAGATCCAGTTGATTCGGGACCTTTTGGTCTGTGAGGGATCTACCAGCCTGCAGCTTAACGAGGAGCAGCGGTCTGCTTTGGCCTTTCTGAATGCTCGGACTCGCACATCCAACCTTAACAACAGTCGAAG GCTGACAACCATTGATGAGTCAACATCCATCCTGTCAGATATCAGCTATGATAAAACTGATGACTCTCTG GACTGGGATTCCTCCGCAATCCGCACAGTCAGGCtgaggaagagacagaaaaga CGCTCCTCACGCCTACATGTGGAAGGTCCTTCAGATGGTCCAAAGAGATCCCGCTCAACTGGTCGCAAGTCCGAAAAG GCAAATGAGTCCATTGTGGCAAAGACCACTCTGACCGTGCCTGCTGATGGTGGCCCGATTCAGGCAGTATCCACTATTCAAGCCATCCCCTACAGAGTCCACGGCACCAGGAATG CTGTTCACTgggaaacagacacagacacgctgTCTTGTGTGAGTGACGCCCCCAGCGCCCCACCCAGTGTGGtctgcacccccacccctgccAAAGCCAGCATCCCACAGAAAGCCCATGCCTTCGTCTCCAAAACG GTCATCAAGCCTGAGAGCTGCATACCATGCGGCAAGAGGATCAAGTTTGGCAAGCTGTCTTTGAAGTGCCAGGTCTGCCGAGTGGTGGCGCATGTTGAATGCCGTGAGAAATGCCCTCTACCCTGCAACCCCATAAGCTCTGCCACACCAACTAAGAATGTTGAG GGCATTCTGAGTGATTATGTTCCATCCCATGGACCTATGATCCCACAGCTGGTCATCCAGTGTGTCAGCGAGATTGAGCAGAGGGGACTGCGTGAG ACTGGTCTCTACCGTATTTCGGGTTCTGACCGCGTGGTACGGGACCTGAAGGAGCGTTTTATGCGTGGGGGCAACAGTGTTCCCCCTCTGGGCCGTGTTGACGACATCCATGCAGTCACTGGCCTGCTCAAGGACTTCCTGCGCAAGCTCAAGGAGCCCCTGCTCACCTGCCGGCTCAACCGTGCCTTCATGGAGGCTGCAG AAATTCTTGATGAGGACAACAGCATAGCGGCAATGTACCAGAATATCAGTGATTTGCCCCAGCCCAACCGAGACACTCTGGCCTTCCTGATTCTGCATCTGCAACG GGTGGCCCTGAGTCCAGACACTAAGATGGACAACACCAACCTGGCCAGAGTTTTTGGCCCCACTATCGTCGGCCATGCTGTTACCGACCCCGATCACATGACCCTCCTGACGGATACTCAGCGTCAGCCCAGG GTGGTGGAGAGGCTCCTCAGCCTTCCTGCGGAGTACTGGCGCCAGTTCCTGATGGCGCAGGACAATGTGCTCCTAGGCAGTACCAATGGCAATCATGGCTACCACACTCCAGAACAAAAAG TGAGTATTCTGGGGCCGGTGACGACACCGGAGCATCAGATGAGTAAGACTCCATCCTCCAGCTCACTCTCCCAGCGCGTCAAGTCCACCCTCAGCACTCCCAT TTTTGGAAGCAGGAGTAAGGCATCTGCTGGCCTTGGGAGGCAGGGCAacttcttctcctcccccctGCTGAAGTGA
- the LOC125302359 gene encoding fibronectin type III domain-containing protein 11-like: protein MDVGYFLQRAMTSDLAPSVMHSNRMRLETLRRCSYYLEVIRLDLPLGEHSYLSNSTILHLIDPWKLQRMKKLANCQVKIQLSLLEELHEQLVKGRQRLDSLLEYCDLPMLMVEGESIHEQVTQVLRTKADFDAVLLPGRLHSKHQLISDMGSAKVPQVRLALVLKMPVHFNKERSFATGNSASLHWHVAGAEVSDPREQFELHYKLLQPTCTAEGTEVNMLTCDAYSAQVEGLRSDRCYEFRIKRVDSCCLVYGLWNDSVILRTVSASFGGGNECNEKRRRLFPW, encoded by the coding sequence ATGGATGTAGGCTACTTCCTGCAGCGCGCAATGACCTCAGACTTAGCTCCCTCCGTCATGCACTCTAACCGCATGCGTCTGGAGACGCTGCGCCGCTGCTCGTACTACCTGGAGGTGATCCGGCTGGACTTGCCCCTGGGCGAGCATAGCTACCTGTCCAACTCCACCATCCTGCACCTGATCGACCCGTGGAAGCTGCAGCGCATGAAGAAGCTGGCCAACTGCCAGGTGAAGATCCAGCTGAGCCTGCTGGAGGAGCTCCACGAGCAGCTGGTGAAGGGCCGCCAGAGGCTGGACTCCCTGCTGGAGTACTGTGACCTGCCCATGCTGATGGTGGAGGGCGAGTCCATCCACGAGCAGGTGACCCAGGTGCTGCGCACCAAGGCGGACTTCGACGCCGTGCTGTTGCCGGGACGCCTGCATTCCAAGCACCAGCTCATCTCCGATATGGGCAGCGCCAAGGTGCCGCAGGTGCGCCTGGCGCTGGTGCTCAAGATGCCCGTGCACTTCAACAAGGAGCGCTCGTTTGCCACGGGCAACTCGGCCAGCCTGCACTGGCACGTGGCGGGCGCCGAGGTCTCCGACCCGCGGGAGCAGTTCGAGCTGCACTACAAGCTGCTGCAGCCCACCTGCACGGCTGAGGGGACAGAGGTGAACATGCTCACCTGCGACGCCTACAGCGCACAGGTGGAGGGTCTGCGCTCAGACCGCTGCTACGAGTTCCGCATAAAGAGGGTGGACTCCTGCTGCCTGGTCTACGGTCTCTGGAACGACAGCGTCATCCTCAGGACCGTGTCCGCAAGCTTTGGGGGAGGGAATGAATGCaatgaaaagagaaggagaCTGTTTCCATGGTGA
- the LOC125302360 gene encoding P2Y purinoceptor 1-like, with product MRELLKLGILGDLLKEVESAKLEGYLRGLTYLDTARRVTPISQPPIEMDVSSSLLTLFAHAQQLQRCLEGELQASSHSHWMELAVCHFLRSLSAITCQMTAEREEKMDKFNFTVCKRIDLQFTHIFLPTVYVLVCIIGIVANVCGLKLVFNRWRTLGDIKVFILNLGIADLLYVSTLPFLISYYAADSTWMFGTVFCKITRFCFNLNLYGSIGFLTCICVYRYLGIVYPMKSKGIVNTRLSVAISALVWTLVIIQILPDMFFEKSALNSTRSCFDTTGNNRIKDYLPYSIGWTITGFVIPLLVILVCYGHVAFVLMTKANINTLLKQRSLKLVIFLTVLFSVCFVPYHILRNLNLSTRILKMEGICYKTFDDIYLAYQVSRGLACLNSAINPLIYLVGNDEFLMRFHSLSKRTRRSLAQLSDAVIYRKQREMDSTVNTEAEPNTVTLLSP from the exons ATGAGAGAACTTCTAAAGCTTGGAATACTTGGAGACCTGCTGAAAGAAGTTGAGTCTGCAAAGCTAGAGGGCTACCTACGTGGGCTCACTTACCTGGACACGGCACGACGTGTGACACCCATCTCACAACCTCCAATAGAAATGGATGTCTCAAG CAGTCTCCTTACACTCTTCGCACATGCGCAGCAGTTACAGAGATGTCTGGAAGGAGAGCTACAGGCTTCATCGCACAGTCACTGGATGGAACTTGCAGTGTGCCACTTCCTACGCTCATTGAGTGCAATCACATGCCAGATGACAG CTGAGCGCGAAGAGAAAATGGACAAGTTCAACTTCACTGTGTGTAAGAGGATTGATCTACAATTTACGCACATTTTTTTGCCCACCGTTTATGTCCTTGTGTGCATAATTGGAATTGTTGCAAACGTCTGCGGACTGAAACTGGTGTTTAATCGATGGAGGACACTTGGTGACATAAAAGTTTTCATTTTGAATCTTGGAATTGCCGACTTACTGTACGTCTCTACGCTTCCGTTCCTAATCAGTTATTACGCAGCTGACAGCACTTGGATGTTTGGAACTGTATTTTGCAAAATAACACGATTTTGCTTCAACTTAAACCTCTATGGCAGCATCGGGTTTTTAACCTGCATTTGTGTTTACAGGTATCTTGGTATTGTCTATCCCATGAAAAGTAAAGGCATTGTGAACACACGGCTCTCGGTGGCCATAAGTGCACTTGTTTGGACTTTGGTAATCATTCAAATTCTCCCTGATATGTTCTTTGAAAAATCAGCGTTAAATTCCACACGATCCTGTTTTGATACAACTGGCAACAACCGTATCAAGGATTACCTGCCGTACAGCATCGGCTGGACTATAACGGGATTTGTCATTCCTCTACTTGTCATCCTTGTCTGCTACGGGCACGTGGCATTCGTCCTCATGACCAAGGCGAATATCAACACTCTGTTGAAGCAAAGGAGCCTTAAATTGGTCATATTTTTGACtgtgttgttttctgtgtgtttcgTTCCATATCACATTTTAAGAAATCTTAATTTGTCTACGAGGATTTTGAAAATGGAGGGAATCTGCTACAAAACTTTTGACGATATTTATTTAGCCTATCAAGTCAGCAGAGGACTCGCTTGCTTGAACAGCGCCATCAATCCACTCATCTACCTGGTTGGCAACGACGAATTTCTTATGCGTTTTCACAGCTTAAGTAAAAGAACTCGAAGGTCATTGGCGCAACTGAGCGATGCTGTAATTTACCGCAAACAAAGGGAGATGGATTCTACGGTAAATACGGAGGCAGAGCCCAATACTGTTACTCTGTTGTCACCTTGA
- the si:dkey-78k11.9 gene encoding P2Y purinoceptor 1: MDNTSECENVDKGFTHIFLPTIYLLVCVIGIVANVCGLKLVFNRWRTLGDIKYFILNLGIADLLYVSTLPFLVGYYAADSAWMFGTVFCKITRFCFHLNLYGSIGFLTCICVYRYLGIVYPMKSKGIVNTRLSVAISALVWTLVVIQILPDMFFEKTEFNSTPSCFDTTGKNLIKDYLPYSIGWTITGFVIPLLVIIVCYGHVAFVLMTKANINTLLKQRSLKLVIFLTVLFSVCFLPYHILRNLNLSTRILKMDGICYKTFDDIYIAYQVSRGLACLNSAINPLIYLVGNDDFLMRFHSLSKRTRRSLAQLGDAVIYRKPREMDSTVNTEAEPNTVTLLSP; this comes from the coding sequence atggacaacACATCTGAATGTGAGAATGTTGATAAAGGATTTACGCACATTTTTTTGCCCACTATTTACCTCCTTGTGTGCGTAATTGGAATTGTTGCAAACGTCTGCGGACTGAAACTGGTGTTTAATCGATGGAGGACACTTGGAGACataaaatatttcattttgAATCTTGGTATTGCCGATTTATTGTATGTCTCTACGCTTCCGTTCCTCGTCGGTTATTACGCAGCTGACAGCGCTTGGATGTTTGGAACTGTGTTTTGCAAGATAACACGATTTTGCTTCCATCTAAATCTCTATGGCAGCATCGGGTTTTTAACCTGCATTTGTGTTTACAGGTATCTTGGTATTGTCTATCCTATGAAAAGTAAAGGTATTGTGAACACACGGCTCTCTGTGGCCATAAGTGCACTTGTTTGGACTTTGGTGGTCATTCAAATTCTCCCAGATATGTTCTTTGAAAAAACAGAGTTCAATTCCACACCATCCTGTTTTGATACAACTGGTAAAAACCTTATCAAGGATTACCTGCCGTACAGCATCGGATGGACTATAACGGGATTTGTCATTCCTCTACTTGTCATAATTGTCTGCTACGGGCACGTTGCATTCGTCCTCATGACCAAGGCGAATATCAACACTCTGCTGAAGCAAAGGAGTCTTAAATTGGTCATATTTTTGACtgtgttgttttctgtgtgtttcctTCCATATCACATTTTAAGGAATCTTAATTTGTCTACAAGGATTTTGAAAATGGATGGAATCTGCTACAAAACTTTTGACGATATTTATATAGCCTATCAAGTCAGCCGAGGACTCGCTTGCTTGAACAGCGCCATCAATCCTCTCATCTACCTTGTCGGGAACGACGATTTTCTTATGCGTTTTCACAGCTTAAGTAAAAGAACTCGAAGGTCATTGGCGCAACTGGGCGATGCTGTAATTTACCGCAAACCAAGGGAGATGGATTCGACGGTAAATACAGAGGCAGAGCCCAATACTGTTACTTTATTGTCTCCTTGA